A window of Microcystis aeruginosa FD4 contains these coding sequences:
- a CDS encoding Mo-dependent nitrogenase C-terminal domain-containing protein, which translates to MVSSVQYRYTNEQVRDWLRGLLTIAWCDGDYSTSEQESIARFAHELELDDDHVLYQSISPEELAASFGHDPKISENFLRTAVMVAIADGIYSPAEAQLLHTYRDAFGLEIEALSALEHTVCEIPEITTEAKKSEFISAEHPHPDLLHPLKDWLDGVEMHDPRLARFICKMVPPQCPFERDIVLFGHKLVHIPPLCKLNPLYEQLVGLRFRALSYLADDCQEDISEYI; encoded by the coding sequence ATGGTTAGCTCTGTTCAATACCGCTACACTAACGAACAAGTTAGGGACTGGTTACGGGGATTACTGACAATTGCCTGGTGTGATGGGGATTATAGCACCAGCGAACAGGAATCGATCGCCCGTTTCGCTCACGAATTAGAATTAGATGACGACCACGTTCTCTATCAATCGATTAGTCCCGAAGAATTGGCCGCAAGTTTCGGTCATGACCCCAAAATATCAGAAAACTTCCTCCGCACGGCGGTTATGGTAGCGATCGCCGATGGCATTTATTCCCCCGCAGAAGCGCAATTACTCCATACTTATCGGGATGCTTTCGGGTTAGAAATCGAGGCCCTGTCAGCTTTAGAACATACTGTCTGTGAAATTCCCGAAATTACCACGGAAGCAAAGAAATCCGAGTTTATCAGTGCCGAACATCCCCACCCGGATCTGCTTCATCCCCTCAAAGACTGGTTGGATGGGGTAGAAATGCACGATCCGCGTCTGGCCCGGTTTATCTGCAAAATGGTGCCGCCTCAATGTCCTTTTGAACGCGATATCGTGCTGTTTGGTCATAAATTAGTCCATATTCCGCCCCTGTGCAAGTTAAATCCTCTCTACGAGCAATTAGTCGGTTTACGCTTCCGCGCATTATCATACTTGGCTGATGATTGTCAAGAGGATATTTCCGAGTATATTTAG
- a CDS encoding UDP-glucose dehydrogenase family protein: protein MRVCVIGTGYVGLVTGVCLAHIGHHVICIDNNEEKVKLMKSGQSPIYEPGLSELMQSSAASGNLEFSTDLEAGVKHGEILFIAVGTPALPTGESDTRYVEAVARGIGAHLNGGYKVIVNKSTVPIGSGDWVRMIVLDGVAERQKNLVAAGGISTLERIEAEFDVVSNPEFLREGSAVYDTFNPDRIVLGSNNPKAIEMMKELYAPLVERQFADDPSLPPVPVVVTDLSSAEMIKYAANAFLATKISFINEVANICDRVGADVTQVAKGIGLDSRIGSKFLSAGIGWGGSCFPKDVSALVHTAEDYGYETELLNAAINVNKRQRTIAIEKLQQELKILKGKTVGLLGLTFKPDTDDMRDAPALTMIEQLNRLGAKVKAYDPIVSQSGLSHGLSGVIIESDPERLADGCDALVVVTEWQEFLRLDYGKMAKTMREPVLIDGRNFLDPAVVTAAGFRYLGIGR from the coding sequence ATGCGTGTTTGTGTTATCGGAACCGGTTATGTGGGTTTAGTCACTGGGGTTTGCCTAGCACATATCGGCCATCATGTCATCTGTATTGACAACAATGAAGAAAAAGTCAAATTGATGAAATCGGGACAATCCCCCATCTATGAACCGGGGTTATCAGAATTAATGCAGTCTTCGGCAGCCTCCGGCAATCTGGAATTTTCCACGGATCTAGAAGCGGGAGTTAAACACGGCGAAATCCTCTTTATCGCTGTTGGTACACCCGCACTACCCACGGGGGAAAGTGACACCCGTTATGTGGAAGCGGTGGCCCGGGGTATTGGGGCCCATCTCAACGGTGGTTATAAAGTAATCGTCAATAAGTCTACTGTTCCCATCGGTTCTGGGGATTGGGTACGGATGATCGTCCTCGATGGCGTGGCCGAGAGACAGAAAAATCTCGTGGCCGCTGGTGGCATTAGTACATTAGAACGTATTGAAGCGGAATTCGATGTGGTCAGCAATCCCGAATTTTTACGGGAAGGTTCGGCAGTTTATGATACTTTTAACCCCGATCGCATTGTTTTAGGCAGTAATAACCCGAAAGCCATTGAAATGATGAAGGAATTGTACGCGCCTTTGGTTGAACGCCAATTCGCTGACGATCCCTCCTTGCCTCCCGTTCCCGTGGTGGTTACGGATCTCAGTTCGGCGGAAATGATTAAATACGCCGCTAATGCCTTCCTAGCCACCAAAATTAGCTTTATTAACGAAGTAGCTAACATCTGCGATCGCGTGGGGGCCGATGTCACCCAAGTGGCTAAAGGTATCGGTTTAGATTCCCGTATCGGCAGCAAGTTCCTCTCGGCCGGAATCGGTTGGGGAGGTTCCTGTTTCCCTAAAGATGTGTCAGCTTTGGTACATACCGCAGAAGACTACGGTTACGAAACGGAATTACTTAACGCCGCCATCAATGTTAACAAACGTCAACGGACAATCGCCATCGAAAAACTGCAACAGGAATTAAAAATCCTCAAGGGTAAAACCGTCGGTTTGTTGGGATTAACTTTTAAACCCGATACCGATGATATGCGCGATGCTCCAGCTTTAACCATGATTGAACAGTTAAATCGTTTAGGTGCTAAGGTAAAAGCTTATGATCCGATCGTTTCCCAAAGTGGTTTAAGTCACGGTCTCAGTGGTGTGATTATCGAATCGGATCCGGAAAGATTGGCCGATGGTTGTGACGCTTTGGTGGTGGTGACGGAATGGCAAGAATTCCTCCGTCTTGACTACGGCAAAATGGCTAAAACCATGCGCGAACCCGTGTTGATTGATGGTCGCAATTTCCTCGATCCTGCTGTGGTGACAGCAGCCGGTTTCCGTTACCTCGGGATTGGACGTTAA
- a CDS encoding UDP-glucuronic acid decarboxylase family protein, translating to MRILVTGGAGFIGSHLIDRLMEQGQEVICLDNFYTGTRRNIVKWLGNPYFELIRHDITEPIRLEVDQIYHLACPASPIHYQYNPVKTIKTNVLGTMYMLGLAKRVKARFLLASTSEVYGDPDVHPQTEEYRGNVNCIGPRSCYDEGKRVAETLAFEYYREHKVDIRVARIFNTYGPRMLENDGRVVSNLVVQALRGEPLTVYGQGSQTRSFCYVSDLVEGLMRLMNGDFIGPVNLGNPDEYTILELAQVIQGMINPEAELVYKPLPEDDPKQRQPDITRAKTYLDWSPTIPLTQGLKMTIEDFRSRLS from the coding sequence ATGAGAATCCTAGTTACAGGTGGTGCGGGTTTTATCGGTTCCCATCTAATCGATCGCTTGATGGAACAGGGTCAAGAAGTGATCTGTCTGGATAACTTCTACACGGGGACGCGCCGAAATATCGTTAAATGGCTAGGAAATCCTTATTTTGAGCTAATTCGTCACGATATCACCGAGCCGATCCGTTTAGAAGTCGATCAGATTTATCACCTGGCCTGTCCTGCTTCCCCAATCCACTATCAATACAACCCCGTAAAAACGATTAAAACCAATGTTTTAGGGACTATGTATATGCTGGGCCTAGCTAAAAGGGTAAAAGCGCGATTTTTGCTCGCTTCTACCTCAGAAGTCTATGGCGATCCCGATGTGCATCCGCAAACGGAAGAATATCGAGGCAATGTCAACTGCATCGGACCACGTTCCTGTTATGACGAAGGTAAACGGGTGGCGGAAACCCTGGCTTTTGAGTATTATCGGGAGCATAAGGTCGATATCCGGGTGGCCCGGATTTTCAACACCTACGGCCCGCGAATGCTGGAAAACGATGGTCGAGTGGTGAGTAATTTAGTGGTGCAAGCTTTGCGCGGTGAACCTCTGACGGTTTATGGTCAAGGTTCGCAAACCCGCAGTTTTTGCTATGTTTCTGACCTGGTGGAAGGGTTAATGCGTTTGATGAATGGGGATTTTATCGGGCCAGTTAATTTAGGCAATCCCGACGAATACACAATTCTGGAATTAGCGCAAGTGATCCAAGGCATGATTAATCCCGAGGCCGAATTGGTCTATAAACCGCTGCCGGAAGATGATCCCAAGCAACGACAACCGGATATCACTCGTGCTAAAACCTATCTGGATTGGAGTCCCACTATTCCTCTAACTCAGGGTTTAAAAATGACGATCGAGGATTTCCGTTCTCGTCTCAGCTAA
- the polA gene encoding DNA polymerase I yields MNSGEQNKLFILIDGHSLAFRAYYAFAKSRSGPLRTSTGIPTSVCFGFLNSLMQLLETQKPTYLAVAFDLAVPSFRHEADVNYKANRQETPEEFRPDLTNLQSLLAAMNIPIVTSPGYEADDVLGTLAKQAGDNGYTVKILTGDRDLFQLVDEEKKTTVLYLDINAVKSTSGQGYTEFNSQAVTEKLGVTPKQVVDFKALCGDKSDNIPGVRGIGEKTAIDLLKKYDNLEDIYTNLESIKGMVKTKLLEGKTAAESSRYLAKIALDAPVSLEEDKFRLRGFDRRLVKPLLARLELKKILQKLDQIQQHLGGTPTLELTSDADSNQLSLFDLPPISPSVLITPDIIDTIPKLDALLAKLTTFTNPHFPVAWDTETTDLNPRVAKLVGIGCCWGKELNALAYIPIGHSTGDNLNLEIVLEKLRPILAGDNYPKVFQNAKFDIDVFYHQGITVKGLVFDTMVASYVLHPELTHNLEDLCDRYLDGITSLSYKSLGIPGGKTIADLDIPSTANYCGLDAYATYLLREKLQAELTKIPSLYQLFSEVESPLVMVLWQMENYGIKINVNYLKNLSQQLERDLADIEKNAYESIGETFNLSSPKQLSEILFERLALNRKKSRKTKTGYSTDQSVLEKLQGDHPLVDYILEHRTLSKLKSTYVDALPKLAEPKTARVHTDFNQTITSTGRLSSSNPNLQNIPIRSEFSRRIRQAFIPEDGYLLVSADYSQIELRILAHLSQEPVLLEAYRSNQDVHKVTAQLLFDKREITPEERSLGKTINFGVIYGMGAQKFARESKLTVEQGRKFIEKYHQRYAQVFEYLENSKKQAIAQGYVETILGRRRYFNFDNPLLKRLRGLSLHDIDLDSLKLNNEEAQLLRSAANAPIQGSSADIIKVAMVKLAEVLQNYRARLLLQVHDELVLEVPREEWPSLESKIKTTMEEAVSLTIPLLVEIKAGDNWMETK; encoded by the coding sequence ATGAACAGTGGCGAGCAAAATAAGCTATTTATCCTGATCGATGGGCATTCTTTGGCTTTTCGTGCCTATTATGCCTTTGCTAAGTCTCGTTCTGGCCCTCTGCGTACTTCTACTGGCATTCCCACCAGTGTTTGTTTTGGGTTTTTAAACTCTCTGATGCAGTTACTTGAAACTCAAAAACCCACTTATTTGGCAGTCGCTTTTGATTTAGCAGTCCCTTCTTTTCGCCACGAAGCTGATGTCAATTATAAGGCTAATCGGCAAGAAACTCCCGAAGAATTTCGCCCCGATTTAACTAATCTGCAAAGTCTCTTGGCAGCGATGAATATTCCTATTGTTACTTCTCCGGGTTACGAAGCAGATGATGTTTTAGGAACTTTGGCAAAACAAGCTGGTGATAATGGTTATACAGTCAAGATTTTAACAGGCGATCGAGATTTATTTCAATTGGTAGATGAGGAGAAAAAAACCACGGTTCTCTATCTGGATATTAATGCAGTCAAAAGTACATCGGGACAGGGTTATACAGAATTTAATTCCCAAGCTGTCACGGAAAAGTTAGGGGTGACACCAAAACAGGTAGTAGATTTTAAAGCTCTTTGCGGTGACAAGTCTGATAATATACCGGGAGTGCGCGGAATTGGCGAAAAAACAGCGATAGATTTATTAAAAAAATACGATAACTTAGAGGATATCTATACCAATCTGGAATCGATCAAGGGAATGGTAAAAACTAAATTATTAGAGGGCAAAACCGCCGCCGAAAGTTCTCGCTATTTAGCTAAAATTGCCCTTGATGCCCCCGTTAGCCTCGAAGAGGATAAATTTCGTCTCCGAGGTTTTGATCGGCGTTTAGTTAAACCTTTATTGGCAAGATTGGAGTTAAAGAAAATTCTCCAGAAACTCGATCAAATTCAACAGCATCTAGGTGGCACTCCTACCCTAGAATTAACTAGCGATGCTGATTCTAATCAATTGTCTCTGTTTGATTTACCCCCTATTTCTCCATCGGTTCTAATTACTCCCGACATTATTGATACTATTCCTAAGTTAGATGCTTTACTGGCCAAATTAACAACCTTCACTAATCCACATTTTCCCGTCGCTTGGGACACTGAAACCACAGATTTAAATCCTCGTGTAGCCAAATTAGTCGGCATCGGTTGCTGTTGGGGAAAAGAATTAAATGCTCTGGCCTATATTCCTATCGGTCACAGTACAGGCGATAATTTAAATCTAGAAATAGTCCTAGAAAAATTACGCCCAATTTTAGCGGGTGATAATTATCCGAAAGTCTTCCAGAATGCGAAATTTGATATTGATGTTTTTTATCATCAAGGAATTACCGTTAAAGGTCTAGTTTTTGATACTATGGTGGCTAGTTATGTCCTCCATCCCGAACTAACTCATAATCTCGAAGATTTATGCGATCGCTATTTAGACGGTATCACTTCCCTTAGTTATAAAAGTCTCGGTATTCCTGGGGGAAAAACCATCGCTGATTTAGATATTCCCTCCACTGCCAACTACTGCGGATTAGATGCCTACGCTACCTATTTACTTCGAGAAAAATTACAGGCAGAATTAACTAAAATTCCCTCTTTATATCAATTATTCTCAGAGGTGGAATCTCCCTTAGTCATGGTGCTGTGGCAGATGGAAAATTATGGTATAAAAATTAATGTCAATTATCTAAAAAACTTGTCCCAGCAACTAGAAAGAGACTTAGCAGACATAGAAAAAAATGCTTATGAATCTATCGGAGAAACTTTTAATCTTAGCTCTCCTAAACAGTTAAGTGAAATCCTCTTTGAGCGATTAGCACTCAATCGCAAAAAATCCAGAAAAACTAAAACAGGTTACTCTACCGATCAAAGTGTTTTAGAGAAACTACAAGGCGATCATCCCTTAGTTGATTATATCCTTGAACATCGCACCTTATCCAAATTAAAATCCACCTATGTGGATGCTTTACCGAAATTAGCCGAACCAAAAACCGCACGAGTGCATACAGATTTTAATCAAACCATCACCAGCACTGGACGCTTATCATCCTCCAATCCTAACCTACAAAATATCCCCATTCGCAGTGAATTTTCCCGACGAATTCGTCAAGCTTTTATTCCCGAAGATGGTTACTTATTAGTGTCAGCGGACTACTCACAAATCGAGTTAAGAATTCTTGCTCATCTCAGTCAAGAACCAGTTTTATTAGAAGCGTATCGTAGTAATCAAGATGTTCATAAAGTCACCGCTCAATTGCTCTTTGATAAAAGAGAAATTACGCCAGAAGAACGCAGTTTAGGAAAAACCATTAACTTCGGGGTTATTTATGGCATGGGAGCGCAAAAATTCGCCCGTGAATCGAAACTAACCGTAGAACAAGGCAGAAAATTTATTGAAAAATATCATCAACGTTATGCCCAAGTATTTGAGTATTTAGAGAATAGCAAAAAACAAGCGATCGCTCAGGGATATGTAGAAACAATTTTGGGTAGAAGACGTTATTTTAACTTTGATAATCCCCTCTTAAAAAGACTGCGGGGACTGTCCTTACATGACATCGATTTAGATAGCCTCAAACTCAACAACGAGGAGGCACAATTATTAAGATCGGCTGCTAATGCGCCCATTCAGGGTTCCAGTGCTGATATTATTAAAGTAGCGATGGTAAAATTGGCCGAGGTACTGCAAAATTATCGAGCGAGATTACTGCTGCAAGTCCATGATGAATTAGTCTTGGAAGTACCGAGAGAAGAATGGCCATCCCTAGAGTCAAAAATCAAGACGACTATGGAAGAAGCTGTCTCCTTGACAATCCCTCTCTTGGTAGAAATAAAAGCTGGTGACAATTGGATGGAAACCAAATAA
- a CDS encoding heavy-metal-associated domain-containing protein yields the protein MLVFSYKVTGVTTMTITLKVPSIACEGCANTITKAINNQQPAAQISVDVANKIVTVETTASPAEIAQWISEVGHTVESGSES from the coding sequence ATGCTAGTTTTTAGCTATAAAGTTACTGGAGTGACAACAATGACAATTACCCTAAAAGTGCCTAGTATTGCCTGTGAAGGTTGCGCTAATACCATTACTAAAGCGATTAACAATCAGCAACCAGCAGCCCAAATATCGGTGGATGTAGCCAATAAAATCGTCACGGTAGAAACCACCGCATCCCCCGCAGAAATTGCCCAATGGATCAGCGAAGTCGGCCATACGGTTGAGTCTGGAAGTGAGAGTTGA
- a CDS encoding nucleotidyltransferase family protein has protein sequence MEQIKAFCKKWQVTELALFGSVLREDFRPDSDIDILITFSPTAKRGLTETLQMRDELQAIFNRKVDLIVKAALKRSDNWLRSKNILESAQIIYASL, from the coding sequence ATGGAGCAAATTAAAGCATTTTGTAAAAAGTGGCAAGTCACCGAATTGGCATTATTTGGTTCAGTTTTACGCGAAGATTTCCGTCCAGATAGTGATATTGATATTTTAATTACCTTTTCCCCAACTGCTAAACGAGGTTTAACCGAAACCCTACAAATGCGCGATGAACTGCAAGCAATTTTCAATCGAAAAGTAGATTTAATTGTGAAAGCAGCGCTCAAACGGAGTGATAACTGGCTAAGATCTAAAAACATTTTGGAATCAGCACAGATTATCTATGCCTCATTGTAA